The region GTCGGCTGCGCTCGCCGCCATCGCGGCGGGACAGCCCTGGCCGAACCCGATCCATTGCCTGCTCTTCCTGATCGGCGCCGTGGCGATGCGCGGGGCCGGCTGCACCTACAACGACATCGTCGACCGGGACCTCGACACCCGGGTCGAGCGCACCCGCCAGCGCCCCCTGCCGTCGGGGCAGGTCAGCCTGAAAGGCGCGCTGGCCTTCCTCGCGCTCCAGGGCATCGTCGGTCTTCTGGTCCTGCTCCAGTTCAACGCCTTCGCCATCGCGACCGGCTTCGCCTCGCTGGGGGTCGTGGCGCTCTATCCGTTCATGAAGCGATTCTTCTGGATGCCGCAGATCGTCCTGGGCCTCGCCTTCGCCTGGGGGGCGCTGATGGGCTGGGCCGCCGCCTTCGGCTTCCTGAGTTGGGCTCCGATCCTTCTCTATCTCGGCAGCATCGCCTGGGTGGTGGGCTACGACACCATCTACGCGCTCCAGGACATCGAGGACGACGAGATCGCCGGGATCAAGTCCTCAGCTCGCTTCTTCGGCGAGAATGTGAAGCTCGGCGTCGGCATCTGCTATGCGTTGACCCTGGTCTTCATCACCGCAGCCCTGAC is a window of Microvirga lotononidis DNA encoding:
- the ubiA gene encoding 4-hydroxybenzoate octaprenyltransferase, producing the protein MERPGTPSLPDAVKGHWADRWAPAGVRPYLRLARIERPIGWWLLLLPCWWSAALAAIAAGQPWPNPIHCLLFLIGAVAMRGAGCTYNDIVDRDLDTRVERTRQRPLPSGQVSLKGALAFLALQGIVGLLVLLQFNAFAIATGFASLGVVALYPFMKRFFWMPQIVLGLAFAWGALMGWAAAFGFLSWAPILLYLGSIAWVVGYDTIYALQDIEDDEIAGIKSSARFFGENVKLGVGICYALTLVFITAALTLVRAGWPSFAGLSLFALHLGWQVARIDRADGAGALRLFRANRDAGLILFAAMTLDCFI